Part of the Actinomycetota bacterium genome, GGTCAAGGCGGGAGCCGCTGGGGTGGCAGCCGCGGCCGCCGGAGGAGTGCTCCTGGCGGCGTTCATCGCGGGCACGCGCGGTTGGTTCACGCTGATCGCCAGCGGCTTCCTGGGCTACGGGATCGCAAGGCTGGTCGACCGGGCCGGGGAGCGCAACCGGGCGACAGCCTTCCGGGTGGCGGCGATCGCGTTCGCGGTGGCGTCGGTCGCGGTGGCGTGGTTGCTGTTGGGCCAGCTGCTGCCCGGGGGGATCCACGTCCTGACCTACCTGGCTGCTGCCTACGGCGCCTGGGTCGTGTACCGCTAGATCAGCCGGTGCGGTCGTACTGGCTGAAGCTCAACACCTGGCAGTCGGAGCGGGCGACGGCCCACACCTCGACCCGGCGGTACGTCCCGGCGTTGGGATCCTCGGCGGCGAACGCGTAGACGATCGCCGGTTCGCCGCGGTAGCGGGCCACCTCGACGTACACCGGGACGACCGGGGTGCGGGCCGACTGGAGGATCTCAGGCAGGCAGCGGCGGACGTCGTCGGCTGCGGCGCCCACGCGCTGACGCAGCAGGTCGTCGGCCGACAGCGCGCCCTGCGATTGCGCCTGTTCGCGGACCGCGCCGTCGTTGATACGGTCGTCGTCCCGTCCCGCGGCGGCGTTGGCCCGATCCTTAGCCGACAGCGACTCAGCCCGCATGTCGGCGGCCCCCGCCAACTGAGCCTGGAGTCGGTCGGCGTACGTCGCCGCCTCGTCGGGGCCCAGCCCGGGCGGGATCACCGTGCGGATGTCGACGTTGACGGCGAGCCGTTGCAGCTCGAGGTCGGAGTAGTCGTTGCGGGTCTCGATGACCGGGACGTCCAAGCCCGGGCGTCCCTCTGCGGCCGGTGCGGCCTGGTCGGGTGCGCGACCGGCCCCGCCTCGTAGGAGCCAGCCGGCACCGACCCCCACGACGACGATCAGCGACGCGGCCGCAGCCGCGACGCCCAGCGTCCGCCACGGCGCGCGGCGGCGACGGGCATCGGCGAGTTCGTCGTCGTGCGTCCGTTGGCGTGCGACCTCGGCGGCCACGACCTCACGCAGGTGGTCATCGAACCCGGGCGGGGGCGTGACCTCACCCATCGAGTCGAGCGCTCGTTGCACGCGGCGGATCGACTCGAGCGTGTCGCGCAAGGCCGGGTCGCGGGCGAGGTCGGCCTCGACGGCCGCACGCTCGTCCGCGTCGAGCTCACCTGCCAGGTAGGCGGAGAGCCGCTCGCCGGTCTCCACGGATCCTCCGTCGGTCGTCACTGGTCCGAGGTCGTCACGGGCACGTCGGTTCCCTACGTCTCGAGCTGGTCGGCGAGGAGGTCGGCCAGCCGGGCCCGGGCTCGGTGGACCCGGCTCTTGACCGTGCCGATCGGCAGGTCGGCGACACCGGCCGCTTCCACGTAGGTCAAGCCCTCGATCGCGACGAGGATGAGCAGAGTGCGACTGACCTCGTCGAGCTGCAACAGCGCCCGCTGCACGACCGCCCCGGTGTCGGCCGCGATCACGGCGTCGTCGTGCTCGGATGCTGTGGCGTCGACCACGTCGGGGACGTCCGCCACAGGGATGCTGGGCCGACGGGCCCGCTTGCGGGCCAGGTCGTTGCAGGCGTTGATCGCCACGCGGTACACCCACGTCGACAGCTTGCTGTTCGCGGAGAACGTCGCCGCTCGGCGCGCGATCGCGACGAACGTGTCCTGCGTGGCGTCCTGGGCGTCGGCGTGGTTGGCGAAGTAGCGGAAGCCGATCGCGTAGACGCGGCGGCTGTAGCGGTCCATCAGCTCCGAGAACGCCTGATCGCGGTCGCGCCCGGCGACGTACGACGCCAGGACGTCCTCGTCGGTTGCGGCGCGGAGAGCTCCCGGACCGTGGACCGCCTGCGGGCTCGTCTCGGCGGTCACGCGTCCGGCGCGGGGAAGGGGTGTGACGACCGAGCGGTCGACGTGTTCAGAGCTTCCGACTCAACGACCGGCACGCCGGCAGGATCGTCGCGGAGCGCCTGGGTGGCCAGCAGCGCGATCAGGGCCAGCACCACACCGCCGACGAAGGCGGCCAGCCAGCGCCGGCGCGTGTCGGGGCGGGCCAGGCTCGGCACGGCAGCGACGTCGCCGCGTTCCCTCCCGCCGCCGGTGGGCAGCGGACGCCCGCCGACCAGCGTCGCGGTGAGCTCGGCCGGGCGCGTGTGCACCAGCGGTGCAAGTGCCGCGGCCACGGCGTTGCCGTCGACGTAGCGTCGGTCGGGGTCGCGCCGCGTGCAGGTGACCACCACACGGTCCAGGGCCCGCGGCACGTCCGCGCGCACCGTCCGGGGCGGGGGCAGCTCGCGCGACAGACGCGCCGCGGCGGTGGCGGTCGGCGTGTCACCCTGGAAGGCCGGCTCGCCGGTGAGGCACTCGTACAGGACGACGCCCATGGCGTAGACGTCGGCGCGCGCGTCGACCTCGTGCCCCGCGAGCTGCTCCGGAGCGAGGTACGCCGCGGTCCCGATCACCGTCCCGGGGCGTGTCAGGGTGTCGTCGCGGCTGCCGAGCGCCTTGGCGATCCCGAAGTCGGTGACCTTCGCCAGTCCGTCCTGGGTGAGCAGGATGTTGGCCGGCTTGACGTCACGGTGGACGAAGCCGCGCTCGTGCGCCTCCCCCAGCGCCAGCGCCACCTGCTCGCCGAGGGCGGCGACCACCAAGGGGTCCAGCCCCCGGTCCTCCTGGATGACGTCCCGCAGCGCTGGCCCGTCGACGTACTCCATCACCAGGTAGACCAGGTCATCCTCCTGGCCGGTGTCGTAGATGGCGACGGCATTGGGGTGGATGACCTGCGCGGCGGCCTGCGCCTCGCGGCGGAAGCGTTCGACGGTGATGGCATCGCCGGCGAGGTGCGGATGCAGCAGCTTCACCGCGACCGAGCGGTCGAGGACGGTGTCATGGGCACGCCACACGATCGCGACCCCGCCGGTGGCGATCGGCTCCTCCAGCTGGTAGCGGCCCGCCACGATCCGGGCGACCCCTGGCCACGTCGGTCCGCTCACGCGCCGCCGGCCCCCCGCCGTGCCGGTTGTGTCCGACGCGGGCGGTGCCAGCGGGGCGACGGGCGCGTCGAAGTCCGTCCCACCCGTGATGGTCGGCTGGTCGTGGACCGAGGGACCCGTGGGTTCGTCGGGGGTCATAGCTGCAGTGGCCGTTGCCAGGTGGCGGTCCGGGTCGTCAGGCTGTCGAACCAGCCGATGTCATCCAGGACGACCGTGTCAGCGGTCCGCCGCACCACGACCGTCACCGTCTGTTCGGCGATGTTGAACTCGACGAGTTCGGCGCCACGGTCGGCAGCCTCCTGTTGCGCCGCGTCCGCTGCCGCGGAACGATCCCGCCCGGCTTCCGCGTAGGCGCGGGCGGCCGCCCGTGCGATCTCCTGAGCGGCATCCTCGACCGTGACGGCGTTGAGGCCGGTCGCCACCGCCTCGTACCCGACGAAAGCCAGGACGGCCATGATCACAACGAGTTGTCCGAGCCAGCCGGTGACGATCCCTCCGGTCTCGCGCACTCAAGGACCTCGCTGCCTCGTTGCCGTCCGTCGCCGCGATCGCCACCCGTGCGTGGCGCATCGCAACGCCACGGTGGGACCCGCCGGTCAGTGGCCAAGAGTACGTCGGTCGGGGCGCACAGGGAAGGGCTGGTGTGTCGCTCACAGCCCTGGCGGGTCGATGCGTCAACCGCTGGGTTCCCGGGTGCGTTCTGGGACCACCGCGAGCTGTGGCCGGTGGGGCCGCAGACGACCGTACAGCCACCAGGCGAAGAGGAACAAGAAGAAGCCGCCGAGCGTGAGGAACGTGCTCCCGCTGATCGCGGTGGACTGCACCGCGATCGTGGCGTTGGCGAGCTCGAGCCAGGGACTGCCCTCCGGGTCGATCGCGCCGGGGGTCTTGACCCGCACCTGGACCGGGATCCGCCCGGCAGCCTGGGCGGTGACCGGGATGGAGATCGTCTGGTGACCGCCTTCTGGGAGCGTCACCAAGCGGGCGTCGCCGCGTGGGAAGGCCAGCTTCGCCGACGCGTCGAACTCGATCACCACGCGGATCGGCTCGCCGGCCGGGCGGCTGACCGTCACCGGGATGACCTGCTCATCACGGCCGGTGAGCGTGACTGATGTGCTGGCGGGGATCCGGATCTGGCCTGCTCCCGCATCGAGCGCAGCGTCGACCGCCTCGACCATCGCCCGGGCACGGTCAGGCCGGTCGGGCAGCCACCACGTCGATGCGGTGCGAAGCAACGTCAGCTCCAGCTCATCCCAGGTCCGGCCCGCGACATGGTCGCTCTCGATCGCGTCGCGCAGAGCTGTCAGGCGGTGGCGGGTGGTCTCGATCTCGCGCGCGACGCCGGGTGGAACGGCTTGGCCAGCGTCGCCCAGACCGCTGACGGTGCTGCGACCCTCGGCCTCGGCTACCAGGTCGTCGAGGCCGACGGGTCGCAGCCACGAGGCCGCGGCGAGCGCGTCGAGGAGCGCGGCCGGGAACCGCGGGTGCGGATCCCAGCCGGGTGGAGGCAGCAGCACAAGGCCCCGGCTGGCCTTCCGGGGGAACTCGAAGTAGACCATGGCGGTCTCCGCCACGATGCGCTGCACCGCCGTTGCCGTGCCGTGGTCCTCGGGCAGATCAGCCAGCAGGTCCGCGAGCCACGGGTCGGCGACGACCGAACGCATCGCGACCCCTCCCACACGTAGCTCGTACAGCGCAGTCGGCGTCGCGTCGGGGAGATCACCACCGGGTAGCTGATCCCAGTACAGGACCAGGGTCTCGATCCCGGATGGTTCGAGGACGTCCACCACCGTGGCCCGGTCGACGGGGACCGTTGCCCAGAACGCGTCGGGGAGCGGGCCGCGGCCGACGGCCGAGTGCAGACGCCCCGATGCCTGCGACAGCGTCCGCGCCGCTTCCAGGTCCAGGCCCTGCGCGAGGAGGTCGGCCAAGCGCGCGTCGGCGTACGCGCCGACCACGGGCGGGGGTCCCTCGCCGACCGCCGCGGTCAGGCGCTGCAGTGCCGCAGCGGCGTGCTGCGCCGGTGGATCGTCGGGTTCGACGGGTTCCTTCTGCCCGGTGACCCGGAAGCCGTCAGCGCGGTCCCCGAGATCCTCTGCGACGTGTGCAGCGGTGAACACCTGCACCACCGGGTCGGCGCGGCCGTCGACCGCCACTAGGAGGCGGTCCAGTCGTCCCCCCGGGACGACCTCCTCGGCCACGCCAGCAGCGTACGTCCCGTCGGGTCCGCGCCACGGGCGGGCGTCGAGCGGCCACCCGATGAGGGTGAGAAGCGGCAGATCGGGTTCTCGGGTGAGCACCACCGCTGCGGTGGTGGCGCTGTGCAGCTGCTGTGTCCCCTGCTCGACCGACACCCGGACCGGGTACACCCCTGGACGCGCGGACCAGCCGATGCGGGAGGCTGGCAGGTCCACCGCCACCGCCCCCACCGCGCCCGGTGCCAGTTCGGACCCGCCGGCCAGCCGGAGCCGGTCGGATTCGAGCAGGCGGGTCGGTCGCTTGCCCTGGTCGAGCGCCGCGTGCAGCTGCGCACGGAAGCGGACCCGATCGAACACCTCCACCACGACCGTGAGGTTGTCGGCCGACTCGTCACCGCGGTTCTCGTCGAGCGCACGCATCGTCAGGTCGGCGCCGCCGCTGTCCGCATCGCGGGTGTCGAGGATCCCGTCGAAGGCCGAGACCACCAGACGGACATCGGGGTCGTCCACGTCCTGCGCGGCCGACGTGGCCGCCAGCGCCGACCAGACGGCGACCAGAACGACGAGGGCAGCTGCCCTCACGCGATCATCGTCGGCCGGTGCCGGACTCGTCTCCGGCGGCGGTCGGCAGCGCCGTGCCGCGGACCTTCTTGACCAGGTTGCGCTCGTTGCGGTGGGCCAGCCGGACCAGAGCGACCTCCAAGGGGACCCACTCGACCGACTCCGCCTCGTCGTCGGTCTCGCCGGGTGGCGAGCCGTCGGTCTCCATCAGGAAGTAATGCACGAACTTGTGGTAGCGGACCTCGTCGGGGCGCCAGACGAACCAGTAGTCGATCGTTCCGAGCTCGTCCAGGATGCGGGGGGAGTAGCCGGTCTCCTCCCGGACCTCGCGGACGGCCGCCTGCGCGTGGGTCTCGCCGTCCTCCACGCGACCCTTGGGCAGGGTCCACTGTGGTTTGCCGGCCGCGTTGCGGTGGGCGATCAGCAGAACCCAGCGACGGCCATCGTCGCGGTCGTCGACCACGACGCCTCCTGCGGAGACGGCGCGTTTCGTAGGGAACCGTGCCATGTCACGCAGCGTAGCGGCCCAGCGATACCGGCCACGATCGCGGCCCTCGTCGCATCTTCTAGCGTTCGGCGCATGCGGGTCGTCGTGCAACGGGTCACCCACGCGGAGGTCGCGGTCGACGACGACGTGGTCGGGGCGATCGGCCAGGGGCTGCTGGCGTTCGTGGGCGTCACCCACGAAGACGACGACGCGGCGGCCGACCGGATGGCCGACAAGCTGTGGCACCTGAGGATCCTCGCTGACGACGACGGCCGGATGAACCGCTCGCTGTCGCAGGTCGGCGGCGCTGTCCTGGTCGTGAGCCAGTTCACCTTGTACGGCGACACGAGCCGGGGGCGGCGACCGTCGTGGGTCGACGCGGCACCGCCTGGACAAGCCGAGCCGCTGGTCGACCGCGTCGCCGAGCGACTCGCCGCGCTCGGCGTCCGGGTCGCGACCGGGCGGTTCGGGGCGCACATGGCCGTCCGGCTGGTCAACGACGGTCCGGTCACCCTCGTGCTCGACACCTGAGGCCGTTGGCGCGAGCCGTGGTCGTTGCGAGCCAGACGTAAAGGCGGCGGCCATCGCTGTCGAGAACCGGATTCGAACCGCGTCTGGCACCGGGAGACCGTCTGTGAACGTCCACGACTACCTCATGCAGCTCGTCGAGAAGAACGGCTCGGACCTGCACATGAAGGCCGGCGGGCCGGCGTTCGTCCGAGTGGACGGCGACCTCAAGCCGCTGGCCAACCTCCCCCCGTTGTCCCCGGCCGACACCGAAGGGTTCGCGTACGCGCTGATGGACGACCGGGTTGCCCAGCACTTCGCGGACACGAACGAGGCCGACTTCGCCTACTCCTACGCGGGCGTGGGGCGCTTCCGGGTGAACGCCTTCCGCCAGCGCGGCTCGGTCGGGGTCGTGATGCGCCGGGTCCTGCCTGGTGCCCCCGACTTCGACGCCCTCGGCCTGCCTCCCGCCGTGCGCAAACTCTCCGAGGAGCACCGCGGACTGGTCCTGGTCACCGGGCCGACCGGGTCGGGCAAGACGACCACCACCGCGGCGATGATCGGCCACATCAACCGCACCCGACGCTGCCACATCGTGTCGATCGAGGACCCCATCGAGGTGATGCACCGCGACGAGCTGGCGATCGTCGACCAGCGGGAGGTCGGCGTTGACACCGCCACGTTCGGCTCGGCGCTGCGTGGCGTCGCCCGCCAGGATCCCGACGTGATCTTCATCGGAGAGATGCGCGACGTTGAGACGGTGCTGGCCGCACTGCAGTCCGCCGAGACCGGGCACCTGGTGATCTCGACGTTGCACACCACCGATGCGCGCGAGACGGTCAACCGCATCATCGACCTGTTCCCGCCGCACCAGCAGCACCAGGCGCGCCTGTCGCTGGCCAACTCGCTGAAGGGCGTGGTGTCCCAGCGGCTCCTGCCACGGGCTACCGGTGAGGGACGGATCGCCGCTGTGGAGGTCCTGGTCATGACGGCTCGGATCTTCGAGTTCATCATCGACCCCGACCAGACCGAGCAGATCATCGACGCGATCGCCGACGGCAAGTACTACGGCATGCAGTCGTTCGACCAGCACCTGCTCGAGCTCTACCGGACCGGTGACATCACCCTGCGGGACGCCCTGGCCGCAGCGACCTCCCCGCACGACCTCCGCGTCTCGGTGCGTGCAGCCGGCCTCGCGGTCGGGTAACCGTCCGCGCGGCCGGGTCGGGCCGTACCCGACACCGCATCGACTCACTGCGACCACCGTTGGGGCGGCGGGCGCGACATCCATTTGGCGACGACCGCCTGCGGTGGCTTGAGTGGGGACCGTGGAACGCGTGGTCATCGTCGGTGCGGGCTTCGCCGGCCTGCGGGCCGCCCAGGATCTGGTCGGCAGACCCGTCCACGCCACGGTGGTCGACCGGCACAACTACCACCTGTTCCAGCCGCTGCTGTACCAGGTCGCCACGGCCGGTCTCGAACCACAGGCGATCGCCAAATCCGTCCGCGGGATCTTCCATGGGGAGCCCAACATCACCTTCCGGCTGGCGAGCGCCACCGGAGTGGACTGGGACCGCCAGGAGCTGATCGTCGATGCGGGCGATCCGCTGCCGTTCGACTGGCTGATCCTCGCGGCCGGTGCGACCAGCGACACCTTCGGTATCGACGGGGTGCGCGAGCACACCTACCCGCTGAAGACGTTGGACGACGCGGTGAACCTCCGAGACCACATCCTGACGACGTTCGAACGCGTCGACGTCGACCCGTCGCTGATCGAGGACGGCGCCCTGACGTTCGTGGTGGTCGGCGCTGGCCCGACCGGCGTGGAACTGTCCGGGGCGTTCGTGGAGCTCCTCGACCACGTCCTGGAACGGGACTTCCCCGGCGTCGACGTTCGTCGGGCCCGCATCCTGCTGGTGGAGGCCCTCCCGAACGTCCTGAGCGGCTTCAACGAGCGCGCCCAGGACTACGCCCGCCGCACGCTCGCCGACCGCGGTGTCGAGGTGCTGCTGGGAACCCCGCTGAAGGCGGTCGACGAGTCGGGGATCGTGCTCGGCGACGGGACGCGCATCCCCACGCGGACGGTGGTGTGGGCGGCGGGGGTCCGCGCCCACACCCTCGCCGACGCGCTGGGTCTCCCGCAGGCCTCCGGACACCGCATCGTGGTGAGCGACGACCTGTCGGTCCCCCAACACCCCAACGTCTTCGCGGTCGGCGACATCGCCGCGGCGACGGGCCCCGACGGGGAGCTGTACCCCCAGATCGCGCCGGTCGCGATGCAGCAGGCCAGCCACGCCGTCCGCCAGATCGCCCGTCGTCGTGCGGGCCTCTCCACGCGGACGTTCCGCTACACCGACAAGGGCATCATGGCGACCGTCGGTCGGAACGCGGCCGTGGCCCAGGTGCCCCACGGGCCGACCCTGACCGGTCCGGTCGCATGGGTCGTGTGGCTCGGGGCGCACCTGCTGTTCCTCGTCGGGTACCGCAACCGAGCGGTGGTCCTGCTCAACTGGCTGTACAACTACGTCACCTACGATCGTGCCGCCCGGCTGATCATCCGCGGGGAGACCCCGCCCCGCCGCACCGCGGGGGACGAGGCCGGCCGCCCCTGATCGCCCCCAGTAGCCTGGCCCACCCATGACCGAGCACGCGTTCCGCGACGAGCAGGCCGCCCTGCGCAACCTCCTCGACGTCCATCCCCAGGCGCGTGAGCTGGGCAAGGTGTTCGCTGACGCAGGGCACGAGCTGTACCTGGTCGGCGGCACGGTCCGCGACACCCTCCTGCCCGACCGTCCCGAGCCTGACCTGGACTTCGCGACCTCGGCGCGGCCCGACCAGACCGAGGAGATCCTGCGGGGTTGGGCGGACCACGTGTGGGACATCGGCGCCCGCTTCGGAACCATCTCCGCGCAGAAGGATGGCCGCGTGGTGGAGGTCACCACGTTCCGCTCCGACCGGTACGAACCCGGATCGCGCCACCCGGAGGTCACGTTCGGACACTCGATCGAGCAGGACCTGGCGCGGCGCGACTTCACCATCAACGCGATGGCGATCCGCGTCCCCGACTTCTCCTTCCTCGATCCCTACGGGGGGTTGCGTGATCTCCGCGTCGGGGTCCTGCGCACCCCGATCGATCCTGCGCGGTCGTTCGGCGACGACCCGCTGCGGATGTTCCGGCTGGCTCGGTTCGCGGCCGTGCTCGGGGTCCGCCCCGAGCCGGCGACCGAAGCAGCTGCCCGCCGGATGGCGGCGGAGATCATCACCGTGTCCGCCGAACGGATCCGCGACGAGCTGGACAAGTTGCTGGTCGGCGACCATCCCGGCGTCGGGCTGGACCTGCTGGTGCGCACCAGGCTCGCGGAGCACGTCCTGCCCGAGGTCGCGCTGCTGACCACGTGCGTCGACCCACAGCACCGGCACAAGGACGTGTACGCCCACACCCTGGCGGTGGTGGACAACTGCCGCCCTGACCGCACGCTGCGGCTCGCCGCGCTCCTGCACGACATCGGCAAGCCACAGACCCGGCGGATCCACCCCGACGGGACGGTGACCTTCCACCACCATGAGGTCGAAGGCGCCCGCATGGCCCGTGAACGGCTCCGGGCGTTGCGCTACGACAAGCAGACCATCAACGACGTGAGCAACCTGGTGTTCCTGCACCTGCGCTTCCACACGTACAAGATGGGGTGGACGGACAGCGCGGTGCGCCGCTACGTGCGCGACGCCGGGGACCTGCTGGAGCTCCTCAACGATCTGACTCGAGCCGATGTCACGACCGCCAACGAACGCAAGCGGGCACGGATCATGCGCCGCATGGACGACCTCGAGCGGCGGATCGCGGAGCTGCGCGAGCGGGAGGAGCTGGAGAAGGTCCGTCCAGCCCTCGATGGGCACCAGATCATGGGCCACCTGGGGATCCGGCCAGGACCGTTGGTGGGTGAGGCGTGGAACCACCTGCTGGAGCTCCGCCTCGAGCGGGGACCGATGAGCGAGGACGAGGCCTACACAGCGCTCGACGAGTGGTGGGCTGAGCGCACCCGCGACGCGTCCTGACGGTGACGTCCGCCGGCGCGTTTCAGCCGGCCGCATCGGCGTCCGATACCCAACCGATGGATGTGGAGACGATGTCGCCGCGTGCGGTGACGGCCGACACCCGACACCAGGCCACGCCGGTGTGGACGGTCCTCGTGCCGGCTGTGACCGGCGCGGCCGCGCTGCTGCTGCCTGCGGTGCACGCGCTCGTCGTCGCCCTCGCCCTGGCAGTCGGCGCGTTGGTGTCCCGCCGGTACCCGCAACGGCAACTCGCCGCGGCGGCGGCACTCGCCGGCGGGGTCGTGGCTGCCGTCGCTGCCCGTGCGGCCTTGACGGCACGGATCGGCCCTGCCGGACCTGCATCCCTGGAAGGGATCCTGCCGTTGGCCGGTGCGGCCGTTGCGCTGGTGCTCGCCTGGCAGCTGGTCGGCGCCATCGCTGACCGGACCCTGCGCGCTCCCGTCGGTGGGGAGGTGTGGCCGACCACGCGGAAGGCGCGCTGGGTCCATGACGCCGCGCTCGCCGCGTCGGCCGTCGTCGTGGCCGTGCTGTGGCACGTCTTCCCGCTGCTGGCGTTGGCTGCGGTCTTCCCGCTGTTCGCAGGCGCGCGTATCGTTGACGATCATGGCGGCCGCGGGGGGGTCGCGGTCGACCGCGTCACCGGGCTCCCCACGGCCGGGGCGATCCGGGCGGTCCTGTCCGAGGAAGCGGCCCGCGCCCGGCGGTTCGACCGCAGTTTGGTCCTGCTCGTTGTGGAGCTCGACCAGATCGGGGACCACAAGCGGAAGGTCGGTCAGCCGGTCCGACAAGCCCTGATGCGGGCGGTCGCGGCCCACTTGCAGGCAGTCAGCCGCGAGTACGACGTGGTGGGCCGGCTGTCCGGTGACGAGTTCGTCGTCCTGTGCCCCGAAGCCGATGTGGTCGGGGCACGCGCCGTCGCCGAGCGGATCCGGGCCGGGCTCGCGGCGCAGCCCTTCCGGACCGGTGCGGCGGAGGCGCCCGTGGCCGTGACGGCATCCGTGGGGCTGGCCATGTTCCCCGACGACAGCGACGATCTCGATGAGCTGTTCGTCGAGGCGGAGCTCGCCGCCTCCTACGCCCGTTCTCAGGGTGGTGACCGGGTCTGCCTGGCGGCACGTCTGCCCGACGAGTTCCGTGGCGCGGTGGCCTGCGACGCGGACGCGTACCGGTTCGTCGGGGCGGTTCCGGCCGCTCCCGCCGCCGAGCCGCTACCGGCGCCGGGGGCCGACGGCGACGGGGAGGTGGCACCGGACCGGCTGGTGAAGGTGGCCAGCGAGCCGCTGGCGCACGCCAAGCCCAGCACCGACCGGCTGCTGGGTGCGGTGGGCGTGGCGGCGGCCATGGCCGTGGCGGTTGGCGTCGTCGCGGGTCCGGCGCCCAGTCACTGGGGCGCCGTGCTGGTGTTCGCGGCGCTGGCGGTCGGTGCCGAGTGGTTCTCGGCTTCCGTGTACGGACGGTCCAGCTCGTCGTGGTCTGCTGTCCCGCTCGTGGCGTTCGCGGCGGTGGCCACGTCCCCCGTCGAGGTTGCACTGGCATGCGTCGTGGCGGGCATCGGTGGCGGGGCGCTCCGCGGCACGCGCGTGCGGCAAGCGGCGTTCAACGTCGCCGTCTTGGTGCTGTCGGGGCTGTCGTCGTTCGCGACCGTGCAGCTGCTGACCGCGGTCGATGTGCATGCCACCGGGTCGCTGCTCGAGGCGCTGATCGTCGGGCTCGTCGCCGGTCCCGCGTTCTTCGTCGTCAACGTCTGGCTGGTCGCCACCGCGGTGGCCGCTTCGGGTCGCGCGTCCGTGTGGGACGTGTGGCGCGAGGACCTGTTGTGGCTCGTTCCCCACCAGCTGGGCATGGGCGCGCTCGCGGGGGCGTCAGCGCTGGTGTACCACCTGATCGGGGCCGAGGGGGCGCTGTTGCTGTCGCTGCCCGCGGTCGGGCTGCACCTGGCCCAGCGCCAGTTCCTCAACCGGACCCGTCAGAACGTGGTCCGCCTCCGCCAACTCAACGATGACCTGTCGGACGCCAACACGAGGACTGTGCGCGTCAACGAACGACTCACCGATGCTCTCGGACAGGTCAACGCCGGTTACCTGGCGACGGTGGAGTCCCTGGCTGCCGCGGTCGACGCCAAGGACACCTACACCGGCAGCCACATCGACAGGGTCGAGGCGTACGGGCGGCTCCTGCTCCAGCTGATCGATCCCGAGCTGCGCGACGACGAGCAGATGCTGTGGGGGTTCCGCCTGCACGACGTCGGGAAGATCGGCGTCCCCGATTCGATCCTGTTGAAGCCGG contains:
- a CDS encoding zf-HC2 domain-containing protein, which translates into the protein METGERLSAYLAGELDADERAAVEADLARDPALRDTLESIRRVQRALDSMGEVTPPPGFDDHLREVVAAEVARQRTHDDELADARRRRAPWRTLGVAAAAASLIVVVGVGAGWLLRGGAGRAPDQAAPAAEGRPGLDVPVIETRNDYSDLELQRLAVNVDIRTVIPPGLGPDEAATYADRLQAQLAGAADMRAESLSAKDRANAAAGRDDDRINDGAVREQAQSQGALSADDLLRQRVGAAADDVRRCLPEILQSARTPVVPVYVEVARYRGEPAIVYAFAAEDPNAGTYRRVEVWAVARSDCQVLSFSQYDRTG
- a CDS encoding PilT/PilU family type 4a pilus ATPase; this encodes MNVHDYLMQLVEKNGSDLHMKAGGPAFVRVDGDLKPLANLPPLSPADTEGFAYALMDDRVAQHFADTNEADFAYSYAGVGRFRVNAFRQRGSVGVVMRRVLPGAPDFDALGLPPAVRKLSEEHRGLVLVTGPTGSGKTTTTAAMIGHINRTRRCHIVSIEDPIEVMHRDELAIVDQREVGVDTATFGSALRGVARQDPDVIFIGEMRDVETVLAALQSAETGHLVISTLHTTDARETVNRIIDLFPPHQQHQARLSLANSLKGVVSQRLLPRATGEGRIAAVEVLVMTARIFEFIIDPDQTEQIIDAIADGKYYGMQSFDQHLLELYRTGDITLRDALAAATSPHDLRVSVRAAGLAVG
- the dtd gene encoding D-aminoacyl-tRNA deacylase produces the protein MRVVVQRVTHAEVAVDDDVVGAIGQGLLAFVGVTHEDDDAAADRMADKLWHLRILADDDGRMNRSLSQVGGAVLVVSQFTLYGDTSRGRRPSWVDAAPPGQAEPLVDRVAERLAALGVRVATGRFGAHMAVRLVNDGPVTLVLDT
- a CDS encoding DUF6049 family protein, producing MRAAALVVLVAVWSALAATSAAQDVDDPDVRLVVSAFDGILDTRDADSGGADLTMRALDENRGDESADNLTVVVEVFDRVRFRAQLHAALDQGKRPTRLLESDRLRLAGGSELAPGAVGAVAVDLPASRIGWSARPGVYPVRVSVEQGTQQLHSATTAAVVLTREPDLPLLTLIGWPLDARPWRGPDGTYAAGVAEEVVPGGRLDRLLVAVDGRADPVVQVFTAAHVAEDLGDRADGFRVTGQKEPVEPDDPPAQHAAAALQRLTAAVGEGPPPVVGAYADARLADLLAQGLDLEAARTLSQASGRLHSAVGRGPLPDAFWATVPVDRATVVDVLEPSGIETLVLYWDQLPGGDLPDATPTALYELRVGGVAMRSVVADPWLADLLADLPEDHGTATAVQRIVAETAMVYFEFPRKASRGLVLLPPPGWDPHPRFPAALLDALAAASWLRPVGLDDLVAEAEGRSTVSGLGDAGQAVPPGVAREIETTRHRLTALRDAIESDHVAGRTWDELELTLLRTASTWWLPDRPDRARAMVEAVDAALDAGAGQIRIPASTSVTLTGRDEQVIPVTVSRPAGEPIRVVIEFDASAKLAFPRGDARLVTLPEGGHQTISIPVTAQAAGRIPVQVRVKTPGAIDPEGSPWLELANATIAVQSTAISGSTFLTLGGFFLFLFAWWLYGRLRPHRPQLAVVPERTREPSG
- a CDS encoding NUDIX hydrolase, translated to MARFPTKRAVSAGGVVVDDRDDGRRWVLLIAHRNAAGKPQWTLPKGRVEDGETHAQAAVREVREETGYSPRILDELGTIDYWFVWRPDEVRYHKFVHYFLMETDGSPPGETDDEAESVEWVPLEVALVRLAHRNERNLVKKVRGTALPTAAGDESGTGRR
- a CDS encoding sigma-70 family RNA polymerase sigma factor, producing MTAETSPQAVHGPGALRAATDEDVLASYVAGRDRDQAFSELMDRYSRRVYAIGFRYFANHADAQDATQDTFVAIARRAATFSANSKLSTWVYRVAINACNDLARKRARRPSIPVADVPDVVDATASEHDDAVIAADTGAVVQRALLQLDEVSRTLLILVAIEGLTYVEAAGVADLPIGTVKSRVHRARARLADLLADQLET
- a CDS encoding protein kinase codes for the protein MSGPTWPGVARIVAGRYQLEEPIATGGVAIVWRAHDTVLDRSVAVKLLHPHLAGDAITVERFRREAQAAAQVIHPNAVAIYDTGQEDDLVYLVMEYVDGPALRDVIQEDRGLDPLVVAALGEQVALALGEAHERGFVHRDVKPANILLTQDGLAKVTDFGIAKALGSRDDTLTRPGTVIGTAAYLAPEQLAGHEVDARADVYAMGVVLYECLTGEPAFQGDTPTATAAARLSRELPPPRTVRADVPRALDRVVVTCTRRDPDRRYVDGNAVAAALAPLVHTRPAELTATLVGGRPLPTGGGRERGDVAAVPSLARPDTRRRWLAAFVGGVVLALIALLATQALRDDPAGVPVVESEALNTSTARSSHPFPAPDA